Below is a genomic region from Fusobacterium nucleatum.
ATGTCTATGATTATTTCCAAGATAAAGATAAAAAAGAAAATGATATTTTCATAGCTGGAGATTTTAATTTATATGCCCTAGATGAATCTTTTAAACCATTATATAAACATATAGATAAAATTACTTATGCAATAGACCCTGCTATTAAGACTACAATAGGTACTAAAGGCAGAGCAAACTCTTATGATAATTTCTTTTTTAGTCAAAAATACTCTCAAGAATTTACAGGCTCAAGTGGAGCATTAGATTTTTCAGGAGATAATCCTAAGTTAATGAGAGAAATTATTTCAGATCACATTCCAGTATTTATAGTTCTTGAAACTTCTAAGGATGATGACTAATGAAAATTGCTTATTTATTTCTAAATGGAGAATTAAGAGGAGATAAAAATTTTTATTTAGACTTTATCAAAAATCATAAGGGAGATATTTACTGTGCTGATGGTGGAGCAAATTTCTGTTATGAATTAACTTTAATACCAAAAGAAATTTATGGTGATTTTGATTCTATTAAAAATGATGTGAAAGAATTTTATCAAGAAAAAAATGTTAAATTCATAAAATTTAAGGTTGAGAAAGATTATACTGATAGTGAATTACTTTTAAATGAGATACAAAATAAATATGATATAATATATTGTATTGCAGGTTTGGGTGGAAGTATAGATCATGAACTTACAAATATAAATTTATTAGATAAATATTCCAATTTAATTTTTATTTCTGAAAAAGAAAAGATTTTTAAAATTGATAGTGATAGTAAATTTAATGATATGATAAATACAAAAATATCTTTTGTAATATTTTCTGATGAAGTAAAAGCTTTAACTCTAAAAGGTTTCAAATATAATATTGAAAACTTGGATATAAAAAAAGGTGAAGCTAGATGTATAAGTAATATTATTATTGAAAATGAAGCTAATCTTTCAATAAAATCTGGCTCACTTTTATGTGTAATTAAAGAAAATTAAAATTGACACTTATGCTTATTTATTATAAAATTACTAAGGAAAAATTTTAAAGGAGGTATTTTTATGTTAGAAGTTGGAATGAAATTAGAGGTTGAAAAACTTGTAACTGATAACGATACTGCTTCAAAAGCTGCATCAGGAGCTGTTGAAGTTTTAGCTACTCCTTTCATGATAGCTTGGATGGAAGAAGCTTCTTTACATTTGGCACAAAAAGGATTAGAAGATGGACTAACAACAGTTGGAACAGAAGTTAATATTAAACATTTAAAAGGAACTTTGGTTGGAAAAACTGTTAAAATAGTTTCTATTTTAAAGGAAATAGATAGAAAAAAACTTGTATTTGATGTAGAAGTTTTTGAAGATGGAGTTGTTGTAGGAACAGGAACTCATACAAGATTTATTATTGATCCAGTGAAATTTTATGAAAAATTAAAAAATACAAAATAAAAAGTAAAAGGGATTTTTTAATCCCTTTTTTAAAAATTAAAGAAAGAGGGAAGAAATAAAAATGGAAAAACTTAGTTTACAAACAAAAATAGTATTGGGAATGCAACATGTACTTGCAATGTTCGGAGCAACTGTATTAGTACCTTTTTTAACAGGACTTAATCCTTCAATAGCACTTATTTGTGCAGGAATTGGAACTTTAATATTCCACAGTGTCACAAAGGGAATAGTACCTGTGTTTTTAGGCTCATCTTTTGCTTTTATAGGAGCAACTGCCTTAGTTTTTAAGGAACAAGGAGTTGCTATATTAAAAGGTGGTATTATATCTGCTGGGCTTGTGTATGTTATTATGTCTTTTATTGTTTTAAAATTTGGTGTTGAAAGAATTAAATCATTTTTTCCACCAGTTGTAGTAGGTCCAATAATAATGGTTATTGGATTAAGACTTAGTCCAGTGGCATTGAGTATGGCAGGATACAGCAACAATACTTTTGATAAAGATAGTTTAATTATTGCATTAGTTGTCGTTATCACTATGATATTTATTAGTATCTTAAAGAAATCATTTTTTAGATTAGTTCCAATTTTGATTTCAGTTGCTGTTGGATATATTGTTGCTTACTTTATGGGAGATGTTGACTTATCAAAAGTACATGAAGCAAGCTGGATAGGTTTACCAACAGGTGCTTGGGATACTATAACTACATTACCTAAATTTACTTTTTCAGGAGTTCTTGCACTTGCACCAATAGCTTTGGTTGTATTTATAGAACATATTGGAGATATAACAACTAATGGTGCTGTTGTTGGCAAAGATTTCTTTAAAGATCCTGGAGTTCATAGAACATTATTAGGAGATGGACTTGCTACAATGTCAGCAGGACTTTTAGGTGGACCTGCTAACACAACTTATGGTGAAAATACAGGGGTTCTTGCTGTAACAAAAGTTTATGATCCTGCAATTTTAAGAATTGCAGCTTGTTTTGCAATAGTTTTAGGACTTATAGGAAAATTTGGAGTAATACTTCAAACAATACCTCAACCAGTAATGGGAGGAGTTTCTATAATACTATTTGGAATGATAGCAGCTGTTGGGGTAAGAACAATAGTTGAAGCTCAACTTGATTTTACACACTCAAGAAATTTAATGATAGCAGCCTTAATATTTGTTTTAGGAATTGCTATTGGAGATATAACTATCTGGGGAACAATTTCTATTTCAGGTCTAGCATTAGCTGCACTTGTAGGAATAGTTTTAAATAAAGTTTTACCAGAAGATAAATAAGAAAAGAGGAGTTATGGAAAGAATAGCAAGTTTTCAAGTTGACCATAAAAAATTAAATAGAGGAATTTATGTATCAAGACTTGATGAGATAAATGGTAATTATATAACAACTTTTGATGTAAGAATGAAATTGCCCAATAGAGAACCTGTTATAAATATTGCTGAGTTACATACAATAGAACATTTAGGAGCAACATTTTTAAGAAATCATCCTATCATAAAAAATGAAATTATTTATTTTGGACCTATGGGTTGTAGAACAGGTTTTTATGTTATTTTAAAAGGAAAATTAGAATCAAAAGATATAGTTGAACTTATGAAAGAAATGTTTGATTTTATAAGTAAATTTGAAGGAGATATTCCTGGTGCTTCTGATATTGAATGTGGAAACTATCTAGATCAAAATTTACCTATGGCTAGATATGAAGCTAAAAAATATTTAGAAGAAACATTAAATAATATAAAAGAAGAAAATTTAATTTATCCTGAATCATGAGGAGGTTTGGATTGAAAGATAGAAATACAATAGATAAAAAATATAAATGGAACTTAAATGATATTTATGAAAATTATGATATATGGGAAAGTGATTTAGGAAAATTTGAAAAACTTACAAAAGAAGTTCCTAAATTTAAAGGTGAGATAAAAAAGAGTCCTGAAAAATTTGTAGAGTTAGAAATATTAATGGAAAAGATAGCAAAACTTTTAGATAGATTATATCTTTATCCATATATGTTAAAGGATTTAGATTCAACAGATGAAATTACTTCTATAAAAATGCAAGAGATAGAAATGATTTATTCAAAGTTTGCAACTGAAACTGCTTGGATAAGTCCAGAGATGTTAGAGATTCCAGAAGAAACTATGAATGAATGGATAAAAAAATATCCTGAATTACAAGAAAGAAAATTTGGGTTATCTGAAATGTACAGATTAAGAAAGCATGTACTTTCAGAAGATAAAGAACAATTACTTTCTCATTTTTCACAATTTATGGGCTCATCTTCTGATATATATGCTGAACTTTCAATATCAGATATAAAATGGAATACTGTTAAATTCTCAACTGGTGAAGAAATTCCAGTATCAAATGGAGTTTATTCAAAAATTTTAGCAACTAATAGAAATCAAGAAGATAGAAAATTAGCTTTTGAAGCACTATATAAAAGTTATGAAAATAGTAAAAATACTTTTGCAGCAATATATAGAGCTATTGTACAAAGAAATGTTGCTTCTTGTAATGCTAGAAATTATACATCTTCACTTGATAGAGCCTTAGAAAACAAGAATATTCCTAGAGAAGTGTATTTTTCTTTGGTTGAATCTGCACAAGAGAATACTGCACCTCTTAGAAGATATGTAGAACTTAGAAAAAAAGCATTAAAATTAAAAGAATATCATTACTATGACAATAGTATAAATATAGTTGATTATGACAAAGTTTTTAAATATGATGATGCTAAGGAAATTGTTTTAAAATCTGTTGAGCCATTAGGAGAAGACTATCAACAAAAAATGAAAAGAGCCATAAGTGAAGGTTGGCTTGATGTTTTTGAAACTAAAAATAAAAGAAGTGGAGCATATTCAATAAATATTTATGATGTTCACCCTTATATGCTTTTAAATTATCAAGAGACTATGGATGATGTATTTACTTTGGCACATGAGTTAGGACATACATTACATAGTATGTTATCAAGTGAAGCACAACCTTATTCAACAGCAGATTATACGATATTTGTTGCAGAGGTAGCTTCAACATTTAATGAAAGATTAATTTTAGATTATATGTTAAAAAATTCAGATGATAGTTTAGAAAAAATAGCTTTACTTGAACAAGCATTAGGAAATATAGTTGGAACTTATTATATACAAACTCTATTTGCAACTTATGAATATGAAGTACATAAGATGATAGAAGAGTATAAGGCAATTACTCCTGATATTTTAAGTGAAATTATGTTTAATTTATTTAAAAAATATTTTGGAGATACAGTTACAATAGATGAATTACAAAAAATTATTTGGGCTAGAATACCTCATTTTTATAATTCACCTTTCTATGTCTACCAGTATGCAACTTCATTTGCAAGTTCAGCAAAACTATATGAAGACTTAAAATCTAATCCTGAAAATAGAGAAAAATATTTAACTCTTTTAAAATCAGGTGGAAATAATCATCCAATGGAACAATTAAAATTAGCAGGTGTAGATTTGACTAAAAAAGAATCTTTTGATGCTGTGGCAAAAGAATTTGATAGATTACTTGATATTTTAGAAAATGAATTGAAGAAAATAAATTTAATTTAAGCTATATTAAAATTAATAAAATAAATATGAACTGTACCTCTAATTCTGTAATTAACATCTTTGGTACAGTTCATTTAATATCTTTTATATTTTATTAATGTTTAATTTTTAGAAAGTGTAACTTGCTCCAATTGAATAATATCTTCCAGCAGCAGGTGAATATTGACGAGTTCCATCCCAATATCCAACATAGTCTTCATATTTTTTATCAAATAAATTATTTACTCTAGCATTTATAGCAAAACCATTTTCAAATTTATAGTTTGCAGAAAGGCTTACAGTAGCATAGTTTCCACGATCCTTAGGTCTTACATTTTCAGGATCATCTGAATCATAGAACTTTCCATAGTAAACTACATCAGCATTTACATTTAATTTATTATTAAACTTATATCCTACTCCAAAACCTAATTTCCAATTTGGTACCATAGGAATTTCTTTATTTTTTCTTGATTCAAAATCAGAATCAACTATTTTATGGTTTAGATATGAAATAGATTCTGTAAAAGTAAAATTCTTCACATATTGTTCAGTTAATAGCTCTATACCAAGTCTACGAGTATCTCCCATATTATAATAAGGGAAGACCACTGCACCTGGTCTAGTAGATTCTTTATTTGGAGTTCCTTGATAATAAATTTCACCATTTGTTTTCTTATAAAAAGTAGATAAGCTTATATAAGTTCCTGCGATATAATCTTTTGCCCCTATTTCAAATGTATTCTGAGTTTGAGCTTTTAATTTTGAACCTTCTAATGTATAATACATTTCTCTTGCTATAGGCGTTCTAAAATCTCTTGACCATTTTCCATAAACCATACCAGTATCTGAATAATCATATCTTAATTCTAAATTAGCAGCATAGTTTTTATATTCTTGTTCTCCATGTTCTCCTCTTATATTTCTAGGTACAGGGTATTTATTTCTCCAATAAAAATCATATTCTGCTTTATTATACCTTAAACCTTGTGCAAAAGTAAATTTTCCAAATTTCAGTTCATTCATAGCAAAAATACCATAATCAGTTTTTTCAGTATTTTTTCCAGTATACTCCCCATTATAACCTAAACCTTTTAACTTTTCTTTCATATAGTCAGTTCCAATTATAAAATAATGACTATTCAAATATTTATGTTTTAGTTGTAGTTTAGCAGTTTTTCTTGAATAATCTCTATCAAGAGTTTTTGAAATGTCATCATTTTCTCTAGTATCATATAAATCTATATAAGTTAATAATTCTGTATTTTCTCCAATATTTTGTCTATAATTAACATACCAATCATTTGACCTTGTGAAATCTCTTGCAACCCAAGTAACCATTTTTCTATTTTTATAATAGTTGGCTTCTTCTAAATCTCCACCATCTGCACGGTGTTTCTCATTTCTTGTGTATTTTACAGTTAAATCAGCATTGTCAAATTTATATTTTATATCAATTGAAACTTCTTGTGATCTACTAACTACTTTTCCATTTTCATCAGAATCTCTCTCACTTCTATATCTATCTCTTGAATAATCAACTTTAAAAGTTAATTTATCAGTGGCTTTTGCAATTGTACTAAAACCATATTTATAAGAACCTCTACTACCATACTCTGTTCTAACATTTCCAGAAATTTTTTTGTTATTATCTTTTCCATAAATACTTTTAGAAAGAATATTTATAACCCCACCATTTGCTCCATCTCCATATAGAATGCCTCCACCATTTGGGATTACTTCCACTCTTTCAATAGCACTTATTGGAATATTAGTAGCTTCTTTTGCAGATATTCTAACACCGTCATAAGTAATAATTGAGTTTCTTTCAGCATGAACAGAACTATAACCACCAATGTCAAAAGCTATGTTTCCATAGTAATTTTTAACCATTACACCAGGAACCATTCTTAGTGCATCAACTAAATTTTGAGCACCTTTTTCTTCAATATCTTTTGCTGTGACAATAGTTACATTTGAAGCTGTGTTTCTAACAGTAGTTTTAAAGTTTTGTGCTGTTATAACACTTTCATTTAATTTTATATCTGCCTCATCATTTGCATAAACAGCAGTTGCTAAGATTAAAGATAATAATGTAATTTTTTTAAACATTTCTTTCTCCCTTCCACAATTATAAAAAATATATATTAATTTTGCTTAGCAAATTATAATAAATATTCAATAAAAAGTCAAACTATTTTAAATACTCTAATTACATTGACTATTATTGGTAAATATTATATAATTATTAAACTAATATCTAACAATTATTAGCTTATAAAAATAAAAAAATACAAATTAAGGAGAATGTTATGAAAAAAATTTTATTTAGCTTTTTATTATTAAGTTCATTATGTTTTGCAAAAGTTCCTCAAAGAGCTGTTTCTGCTGCACATTTTAGTACAGAAATTCTTTTAAGTATTGGAGCAGAGAAACAAATGGTTGGAACTGCTTATCCAGATAATGAAATATTACCATCATTAAAAGAAAAATATGATAAAATTCCAGTTTTATCTATGAAAAATCCAACAAAAGAGCAATTCTATGCTGTTAAACCTGATTTTTTAACAGGTTGGGACTCAACTGTTTTAGATAAAAATTTAGGTCCTATAAAAGAATTAGAAAAAAATGGTGTTCAAGTTTACATAATGAAATCTCTACATAGTAGTGATATAAATCTTGTTTTTGAAGATATTTTAACTTATGGAAAAATATTTAACTTAGAAAATAATGCCAAAAAAGTTGTTGGTAAAATGAAATCTGATTTAGCTGCTGTACAAAAACAGCTACCTAAAAATAAAGTAAAAGTATTTACTTATGATAGTGGGGATAAGGCTCCTTTTGTTGTTGGTGGAGATAGTATAGGAAATACTATTATTACTTTAGCAGGTGGAGATAATATATTTAAAGACATAAAAAAAGCATGGGCTGATGGCAATTGGGAAAAAGTATTAGTTGAAAATCCAGATATCATTGTTATTATTGACTATGGAGATCAATCAGCAGAAAGTAAAATAAAATTTTTAAAGGAAAAATCTCCTATAAAAGATTTGAAAGCTGTCAAAAATAATAAATTTGTTGTAATTGAACTTGCTGATATAACAGCAGGAGTTAGAAATGTAGATGCCATAAAAAAATTAGCAAAGGCTTTTCATAACATAACTATCAAATAAGTGAGAATAAAAAATGAAAAAACATATAAAAAATTATAAAAGTTTATCTCTTCTACTATTTATTATTTTAATTTTAGTATCAACTTTTGCAATAACTGTTGGTTCAGTTTCTTTAAAAAATTTAGATGTATGGAAAATAATAGTTAATAAATCTTTTAATCATAATATTTTTACTATAACTTGGGAAGAAAGTTCTGAAATTATAGTTTGGACATTACGAGCTCCTAGAATAGTCACTGCTATATTGGCAGGTGCAGCTTTATCTTTTGTAGGAATTCTTATGCAAGCTCTTACAAAAAATCCTTTAGCAAGCCCATACATTCTTGGTATATCCTCAGGAGCAAGCACAGGAGCAGTTTTAGTTATACTTATATTTAGTGGCTCATATATTTTTATTTCAGTTGGGGCTTTTATTTTAGGTACATTGACCGCTTTACTTGTTTTCTATTTTGCTAATTCAAATGGCTTTTCAAGTACAAAACTTGTTTTAGTGGGGGCTGCTATATCTGCAATATTTTCAGGCTTAACTTCTTTAATAATAGCTGTTACCCCTAATGAAAGAGCTATACGAGGTGCTTTATTTTGGATGTCAGGAAGTTTAGCAGGGGCTACTTGGCAATATATACCATTTTTATTTATTTCTCTTCTTATAGTTTTTATTTTAGTTTATCCTAAGTATGATGAGCTTAATATATTAGTAACAGGAGATGAAAATGCTACTTCACTTGGGGTTGATGTAAAAAAAATAAGATTTTTAATAATGATTACCTCAACATTTTTAACAGGTATTGTAGTTGCAAATACAGGAATTGTTGGATTTGTTGGACTAGTTATTCCACATATTACTCGTGGGCTTGTTGGTGGAAATCATAAAAAAGTTATTCCAATTGCTATTCTTTTAGGTGCTGTTTTTTTAGTTCTCACAGATACTTTAACAAGAACACTTGTTTCATCCCAAGAAATTCCAATAGGTGTTATAACTTCGGTTTTAGGTGCTCCATTCTTTTTGAGTATGCTTAGAAGAAAATCATATAGATTTGGAGGGGAATAAATTGATAGAAGTTAAAAAGTTAAATTTTTCAATAGAAAATAAAAAAATTATACAAGATATATCTATTAAAGTCAATCAAGGACAGTTTATAGGAGTTATTGGAGCAAATGGTTCTGGAAAAAGTACTCTTTTAAAAAATGTATATAGATTTTTAAAATATGATTCAGGAAATATTAAGCTTAAGAATGTAGATTTATATAGCTATTCTTCAAAAAGCTTAGCAAAAGAAATGGCAGTTTTGGCTCAAAAACAAAATATGAATTTTGATTTTTCAGTTGAAGAAATTGTTGAAATGGGAAGATATGCTTATAAACATTCAATTTTTGATTCAGAAGAAAATAAAAATTCTAAGTTTATAGAAGATGCTTTGAATGCTGTTGGCATGTATAAAATGAAAGATAGAAGTTTCTTAAGTCTTTCAGGTGGAGAAATGCAAAGGGTTTTAATTGCAAGAGCCTTAGCTCAAAATACAGAAATTTTAATATTAGATGAACCTACAAATCATTTGGATATAAAATATCAAATTCAAATTATGGAATTAGTGAAGGAAACAAGAAAAACTATCTTAGCAGTTATTCATGACATAAATATTGCAAGTTCTTATTGCAACTATATTTATGCTTTAAAAGATGGTAAAATTTGTTTTGAAGGTTCTCCAGAAGAAATATTTACAAAAGAAAAAATAAAAAATATTTTTGATGTTGAAGCAGATGTATTAATACATCCCAAAAATAAAAAACCATTGATAGTTTTTTAAAAAATAAAAGAATTATTATAAGAAAAATTATAATGATTCTTTTTTTATTGCAATATTTTTTATTATATGATAGTATATTAAAAAACTAGTGTTTTATTTTGAGATAAAAAATATAAAAAAAAAACATTTTTTAGATTTTATCTATTATGAATAATTTTTTAGAGAAAATATATGATTAAAAATTTTAGGAGGTGGACTTGTGAAAAGATATTTTCAGATAATAAAAGCATATTTAAGAGGTTCTTTGATGTATCAAATGGAGTATAAATTTAATTTTTTAGTAGGAGGAAGCTTTGAACTTATATGGATGGCTATGTATATAATATTTATAAATGTAGCATTTTTACATACCAAAGATATAAATGGTTGGAATAAATATCAAATGTTAATGCTTACCTTTCAAGGTGGACTTATGGATTCAGTGTTTACATTTGCAGTAGTACCAGGGCTAAAAAGATTACCAGAATTGATAAATAAGGGAACATTAGATTTTTTATTGTTAAAACCTGTCAATAAAAAATTTAATATTTCATTTAATGAATTTGATATTCCACAAATAAAAAATATTTTTATAAATATATTTGGGATTATTTACTGTATAAAAAAACTCCACATAGTACTCACACCTGTAAAAATTTTAATATATATTTTATTATCAATTAATGGATTTTTAATGATATATTCAATTATGTTTATGCTGATGAGTTTAGCATTTTGGTTTATGAGAATGGATATTGTTATGGGGATTGGTTCAGAGTTAATTACTGTTGGAAATAAACCAATGTCAATTTATCCTAATATTATTCAAAAATTTTTAATCTTTATCGTTCCATTATTTGTTTGTTTTAACTTTCCAATTTTATATATAGTAAAGGGCTTAAATTTATATTTTATTATTTATTCCTTTATAGCAACAGCTATTTGTTTTATGATTTTAAATTTCATTTTTAAAAGGGGGCTAAGAAGATATGTCAGTGCAGGAAGTTAATAATGAATATGTAATTTTGACTGAAAATTTATGTAAAGATTATACCTATTATAAAAAAGAAGCTGGATTAAAAGGTAGTTTAAAAAATTTATTTCATCGTGAAAAACTTATTAAAAAAGCTGTACAAAATCTTTCTATAAAAATTCCTAAGGGAGCTATTGTCGGGCTTATTGGTTTGAATGGAGCAGGGAAAACTACAACTTTAAAAATGTTGACAGGTATCATAATGCCAACAAGTGGTAAAGTAGATGTGTTAGGATATTTTCCTTTTGATAAAAAGAAAGAATATTTACGCCGTATTGCTATGGTTATGGGAAATAAAAGTCAACTTTGGTGGGATTTACCAGCATTAGATACTTTTGAATTAAACAAAATAATCTATGAAATTGATGATTTGGAGTATAAAAATACTCTTAATTCTATGATTGAAATTATGGGAGTTGAAAAGCAATTAAATGTCCAAGTAAGAAGATTATCACTTGGAGAAAGAATGAAAATGGAGCTTATTGCCAGTTTAATTCATAAACCTGATATAGTATTTTTAGATGAGCCTACAATAGGTTTAGATGTAATTACTCAATATAATATCAGAAATTTTTTAAAAGAATATTGTATAAAATATGGTTCAACTATTCTTTTAACTAGCCATAATTTTAATGATATTGTAACACTTTGTGATTCTATAATTTTAATAAATAATGGAGAGATGATTTATTCAGATACATTTAAAAATTTTCAAAAACAATTTTTCAATCAAAAATATTTTGTGCTTAAATTAAAAGAACCTAATGTAGATGAATTTATAAAAAAACTTCATTTAGAAAATGATATTGAAATAGAAAAAATAGATAGCAATTCAATTAAAATAGCAACTGATAATAATAAAAGTTTGGATATATTGAAAAATATTTCAGGAAATTTTATTCAAGAGCTTAGTGATATTAATATTGAAAATATTAGTATGGATGATGTTATAAGGAAAATCTATCAGAAATAAGGTAGGTGAAAATTTGTGAAAAAATATTTTAAAATTTTTAAAATAAGTTTGATTAGCTACTTAGAATATAGAGTAAATTTTGTGTTATCTTTTTTATTTTCTTTAGTTCCTTTTTCAGTCAGTGTTTTGCTATGGGTAGCTGTTGCTAGACATAGTGAATTTATAAAAGTAAAAGAAGTAGTTAGTTATTATTTTGTAATTCTTATAGTTAAAAATATAACTACGACAAACTCAATTATTAGATTTTCTGATGATATAAGGCTTGGAGAATTGAATAAATATCTTTTAAAACCATATAATTACTGTTTCTATAATTTAATGGCTGATTTGCCAGAAAGAATAGTTTTTATTGTGATGAACTTTATTCCTTTAATTTTAATTTATACTTTTTTACATAATTATATTAATTTAGATTTATCTTTGATAAAAGTATTCTTTTTTATTATATTTTTAATATTGGGATATTTAATTAATTTTTTTATAGATTTCTTAATTGGACTTTATAGTTTTTATTTTTCAAAAGTTTCTTCTCTTTATACTTCAATAAAAGTTTTAAGAAATTTATCTGCTGGAAATATTTTTCCACTTTTAATGTTACCAGCTAAAATATTTTTGACTTTACAATTTTTACCTTTTATGTATACAAGTTATGTTCCTACTATGCTTTTACTTGAAAGAACTTCTTTTGACTTGATACTAAAAAATTTATTTATATCAATAACTTGGCTAATTACATTATGCTTATTTTCAACAATACTATGGAAAAGAGGTATGAAAAGATATTCTGCTTATGGGGGATAAAAATTATTTTTATTATTTTATAGAGGTTATTGCAAAATTTACTTTTGTTATAATCTTTTTTTATTTTTAAAAATTATGCTATAATTTAAAAATAGAATAGGAGTTGATTATGGAAATTATAGAAAGTAAAGAAAATAAATTAATAAAATCTTTAAAAAAATTAAAACAAAAAAAGTATAGAGATAGTGAAAATAAATTTTTAGCAGAGGGATATAAATTTTTAGATTATAATTATTCCCCCGAAATGATAATTGTTAGAGAGGATATTTTCCAATCTAATTTTTATTTTGAAAAAATAAATAAATTTTCTTGTAAAAAAATTGTTGTGACAAGAAAAATTTTTGAAGAATTAAGTTCACAAGAAAACTCACAAGGAATTATAATTCTATACAATAAAAAGACCAATGATTTAAAATCTCTTTCAAATAATTTAGTTATTTTAGATGATGTGTCTGACCCTGGAAACTTAGGAACAA
It encodes:
- a CDS encoding ABC transporter ATP-binding protein, whose translation is MIEVKKLNFSIENKKIIQDISIKVNQGQFIGVIGANGSGKSTLLKNVYRFLKYDSGNIKLKNVDLYSYSSKSLAKEMAVLAQKQNMNFDFSVEEIVEMGRYAYKHSIFDSEENKNSKFIEDALNAVGMYKMKDRSFLSLSGGEMQRVLIARALAQNTEILILDEPTNHLDIKYQIQIMELVKETRKTILAVIHDINIASSYCNYIYALKDGKICFEGSPEEIFTKEKIKNIFDVEADVLIHPKNKKPLIVF
- a CDS encoding ATP-binding cassette domain-containing protein; translated protein: MSVQEVNNEYVILTENLCKDYTYYKKEAGLKGSLKNLFHREKLIKKAVQNLSIKIPKGAIVGLIGLNGAGKTTTLKMLTGIIMPTSGKVDVLGYFPFDKKKEYLRRIAMVMGNKSQLWWDLPALDTFELNKIIYEIDDLEYKNTLNSMIEIMGVEKQLNVQVRRLSLGERMKMELIASLIHKPDIVFLDEPTIGLDVITQYNIRNFLKEYCIKYGSTILLTSHNFNDIVTLCDSIILINNGEMIYSDTFKNFQKQFFNQKYFVLKLKEPNVDEFIKKLHLENDIEIEKIDSNSIKIATDNNKSLDILKNISGNFIQELSDINIENISMDDVIRKIYQK
- a CDS encoding ABC transporter permease; amino-acid sequence: MKKYFKIFKISLISYLEYRVNFVLSFLFSLVPFSVSVLLWVAVARHSEFIKVKEVVSYYFVILIVKNITTTNSIIRFSDDIRLGELNKYLLKPYNYCFYNLMADLPERIVFIVMNFIPLILIYTFLHNYINLDLSLIKVFFFIIFLILGYLINFFIDFLIGLYSFYFSKVSSLYTSIKVLRNLSAGNIFPLLMLPAKIFLTLQFLPFMYTSYVPTMLLLERTSFDLILKNLFISITWLITLCLFSTILWKRGMKRYSAYGG
- a CDS encoding FecCD family ABC transporter permease, with protein sequence MKKHIKNYKSLSLLLFIILILVSTFAITVGSVSLKNLDVWKIIVNKSFNHNIFTITWEESSEIIVWTLRAPRIVTAILAGAALSFVGILMQALTKNPLASPYILGISSGASTGAVLVILIFSGSYIFISVGAFILGTLTALLVFYFANSNGFSSTKLVLVGAAISAIFSGLTSLIIAVTPNERAIRGALFWMSGSLAGATWQYIPFLFISLLIVFILVYPKYDELNILVTGDENATSLGVDVKKIRFLIMITSTFLTGIVVANTGIVGFVGLVIPHITRGLVGGNHKKVIPIAILLGAVFLVLTDTLTRTLVSSQEIPIGVITSVLGAPFFLSMLRRKSYRFGGE
- a CDS encoding ABC transporter permease, with amino-acid sequence MKRYFQIIKAYLRGSLMYQMEYKFNFLVGGSFELIWMAMYIIFINVAFLHTKDINGWNKYQMLMLTFQGGLMDSVFTFAVVPGLKRLPELINKGTLDFLLLKPVNKKFNISFNEFDIPQIKNIFINIFGIIYCIKKLHIVLTPVKILIYILLSINGFLMIYSIMFMLMSLAFWFMRMDIVMGIGSELITVGNKPMSIYPNIIQKFLIFIVPLFVCFNFPILYIVKGLNLYFIIYSFIATAICFMILNFIFKRGLRRYVSAGS